In one window of Anthonomus grandis grandis chromosome 11, icAntGran1.3, whole genome shotgun sequence DNA:
- the LOC126741988 gene encoding xanthine dehydrogenase-like: MNIFRMQHESEIRLHVSGKEQIIKASDVTPDTTLNEYLRDHLHLTATKKMCLEGGCGVCIVAIEETDSDGNKKIFAVNSCLVSIYSCHGWKILTNEGIGNPIIGYHKIQTLLAANNGTQCGFCSSGMVMNMYALNQISNLTDIQIENSFGGNLCRCTGYRPILTGFRQLVPKSDTIEDLEDLKVGCSSAKCHKGCAKVCQRVPLRYNLQKATWTKVYTLKDLLEILTTVGSSYMLVGGNTAKGVYWPTGGYSADNYIDITGVVELTTYTSTSSSLVLGGNVTITDTISIFRKTAKLYSSFVYLDKMADHLDLVAHVPVRNIGTLAGNLIMKFNDNGFASDIFLIFETVQARLVIVDTSENETRVTPKDFLQLDMNKKVIKQIILPPYGTDYYYTSYKIMPRAQNAHAMMHAGFLFQLDTSGIVKSARIVYGAVNPKFTHASATETLLTGKQLFDNATLQSAFASLDQEIVPDWIKPDPSPAFRKQLAINLFYKFVLSIAPSSLVSSVNKSGGTLLTRPVSTASQQIYSDSTLYPLTEPVIKLEALAQTSGQAQYIIDKPDLPGQLYGVLVPAQLTPGSTITQIDSTDALKVDGVIAFYSAKDIPGTNSIALPSIAQTLVEELFCAGTVRYFSQPIGVLVATSHDIALNARDSIKVTSNAPTADPVFSVKDVVAQNLTKRITHLTSVVPKTKGSDIKKVIAGEVYVPTQYHFHMENQNCLVLPAEDGLTVYPATQWMDHIQGVISQVLLMPSQKINVVVRRLGGAFGAKITRNAFVTTAAALAAYKLNKPVKMWMNLSDNMEIIGKRYPMYTKYEVGVNSAGAIQYLEASLYTDAGVGTNEPIDSLVVDQFKNCYITDTWSYDTYLVNTDNPSNCYTRAPGNFEAMACIENIMDHIAYSLSLDPLDVRKANLSEKDNPIVANFIKDIEKSDSVITKKAAIEEFNKANRWKKRGISVIPMKWILEVAGTFTTVVSIYHIDGGVAVSHAGIEMGQGINTKVAQVCAYKFGIKLEKVSVKPSYNVASPNAMTTGGSLTSEAVVYSLIKACDVLIARMKPMKDKNPKATWEELVTLCFNGNINLSSNGFFSPDEPGIEEYPIYGCGVLDLEVDILTGKHEILSVDILEDVGRSMSPLIDIGQVEGAFIMGLGCHSTEEIVQDSTTGKILTSRTWNYKPYGFKDIPQDFKVRFSNNTPNPVGVLKSKAIAEPPMCFSVAFPLALRHALASARGDSSSTASPWYSIDGPSTVQQTLLQALSDYKQFTL, translated from the exons ATGAATATTTTCAGGATGCAACA TGAATCAGAGATACGACTGCATGTCAGTGGTAAAGAGCAAATAA TTAAGGCCTCTGATGTCACACCTGACACGACCCTCAATGAATACCTCAGAGACCACCTTCACCTCACAGCCACAAAAAAGATGTGCCTAGAAGGGGGTTGCGGTGTATGCATCGTGGCTATTGAGGAAACCGATTCTGATGGCAACAAGAAGATATTTGCCGTTAATTCT TGTTTGGTATCCATTTATTCTTGCCACGGTTGGAAGATTTTGACCAACGAGGGAATTGGAAACCCAATAATTGGATACCATAAGATTCAAACATTGTTGGCGGCCAATAATGGCACTCAATGTGG TTTCTGCTCTTCCGGAATGGTGATGAATATGTACGCACTGAACCAAATAAGCAATTTAACGGATATccaaattgaaaattcttttggTGGTAACCTCTGTAGGTGTACCGGATACAGACCAATCTTGACCGGTTTTAGGCAGTTAGTTCCTAAATCTG ataccATTGAGGACTTGGAAGACTTGAAGGTCGGATGTAGTTCCGCCAAATGCCATAAGGGTTGTGCGAAGGTTTGCCAGAGAGTGCCGCTGCGTTATAACCTCCAAAAAGCTACTTGGACAAAAGTTTATACTTTAAAGGACTTATTGGAAATTTTGACGACTGTTGGAAGCAGTTATATGTTGGTTGGAGGAAATACTGCTAAAg gtgtATACTGGCCAACCGGTGGATACTCCGCAGATAACTACATAGATATCACTGGAGTCGTAGAGTTGACAACCTATACTTCCACCTCAAGTAGTTTAGTCTTAGGAGGGAATGTCACGATAACCGATACGATAAGCATTTTCAGAAAAACCGCCAAATTATACTCCAGCTTCGTCTATCTGGACAAAATGGCCGACCATCTGGATTTGGTTGCCCACGTACCAGTGCGAAAT ATTGGCACCCTCGCAGGTAATTTAATCATGAAGTTCAATGACAACGGGTTTGCctcggatatttttttaatatttgaaactGTACAGGCCAGACTGGTAATTG TGGACACAAGTGAAAATGAGACCAGAGTAACCCCAAAAGACTTTCTGCAACTTGAcatgaataaaaaagttattaagcaAATCATTTTACCTCCCTATGGAACCGACTATTACTACACCAGCTATAAG ATTATGCCGAGAGCCCAGAACGCGCACGCAATGATGCACGCAGGTTTTCTCTTCCAGTTAGACACCTCAGGCATCGTAAAGTCAGCTCGAATAGTCTATGGGGCGGTCAATCCCAAGTTCACTCATGCATCTGCCACAGAAACGTTATTAACGGGAAAGCAGCTGTTTGATAATGCAACACTGCAATCGGCGTTCGCTTCCTTGGACCAAGAAATCGTTCCGGACTGGATCAAACCCGATCCAAGTCCCGCTTTTAGAAAGCAACTCGCCATTAATCTGTTTTATAAG TTCGTTTTGAGTATAGCCCCGAGCTCTTTAGTGTCCTCAGTAAATAAAAGTGGTGGGACCCTATTGACGAGACCGGTGTCAACTGCCAGTCAACAAATCTATAGTGATTCCACCTTATATCCTCTGACCGAACCTGTTATAAAGCTGGAGGCACTTGCTCAAACTTCAG GTCAAGCGCAGTACATAATTGACAAACCCGACCTGCCGGGTCAGCTGTATGGGGTATTGGTGCCAGCACAACTCACTCCCGGATCCACCATTACCCAAATAGACTCAACTGATGCCCTAAAGGTTGATGGAGTGATCGCTTTTTACTCAGCTAAAGATATTCCTGGCACCAACTCAATCGCATTACCATCTATCGCTCAAACACTTGTGGAAGAACTATTTTGTGCCGGAACC GTTCGATACTTTTCCCAACCGATTGGGGTCCTGGTAGCAACCAGTCACGATATCGCTTTGAATGCTCGCGATTCGATCAAAGTCACTTCTAATGCACCCACCGCTGACCCCGTGTTTTCAGTCAAAGATGTCGTGGCACAAAACCTTACCAAGAGAATTACCCATTTAACTTCGGTGGTACCAAAAACCAAAGGTAGCGATATCAAAAAAGTGATCGCGGGGGAAGTTTACGTGCCAACTCAGTACCATTTCCACATGGAAAACCAAAATTGTCTGGTGCTCCCGGCAGAGGATGGTCTCACGGTATATCCGGCGACGCAATGGATGGATCATATACAAGGAGTGATTTCACAGGTGCTACTAATGCCCTCTCAAAA gataaACGTGGTTGTACGAAGGCTAGGAGGAGCCTTCGGGGCGAAGATTACCAGGAACGCTTTTGTAACCACAGCAGCCGCTTTAGCTGCATACAAACTTAATAAACCCGTTAAGATGTGGATGAATTTAAGTGATAACATGGAGATTATTGGGAAAAGGTATCCGATGTATACGAAATATGAGGTTGGCGTTAATAGTGCCGGAGCGATACAATATCTTGAG GCGAGCCTTTATACGGATGCAGGCGTAGGTACCAACGAACCAATCGATTCTTTGGTGGTAGACCAGTTTAAAAACTGCTACATAACTGACACCTGGTCCTACGACACTTACCTAGTAAACACGGATAATCCCAGCAATTGCTACACCAGGGCCCCAG GTAATTTTGAAGCTATGGCCTGCATAGAAAATATAATGGACCATATAGCTTACTCACTCAGTTTGGATCCTTTAGATGTGAGGAAGGCGAACTTGAGTGAAAAAGACAATCCCATTGTGGCGAACTTCATAAAAGACATTGAAAAGTCTGATAGTGTTATTACTAAGAAAGCTGCTATAGAAgaatttaataaa GCCAACAGATGGAAGAAAAGAGGTATATCAGTCATACCAATGAAGTGGATATTAGAAGTAGCCGGGACGTTTACGACAGTAGTCTCCATTTATCATATAGATGGGGGAGTGGCCGTTAGCCATGCTGGAATTGAAATGGGCCAAGGAATTAATACTAAG GTGGCACAAGTTTGCGCCTACAAATTTGgaataaaactggaaaaagtATCGGTGAAACCGTCGTATAATGTAGCGAGTCCAAACGCCATGACTACCGGGGGTAGTTTAACGTCCGAAGCGGTAGTTTAC tctttaataaaagcCTGTGACGTTCTGATCGCCCGCATGAAACCGATGAAAGATAAAAATCCGAAAGCGACATGGGAAGAACTTGTGACGCTGTGCTTTAATGGTAATATTAATTTGAGCTCGAACGGATT TTTTTCACCAGACGAGCCAGGAATTGAAGAATACCCGATATACGGGTGCGGAGTTCTCGACTTGGAAGTGGACATTTTAACGGGAAAACACGAGATTTTAAGTGTGGATATTTTGGAGGATGTGGGCCGAAGCATGAGTCCTCTGATCGACATAG GTCAAGTAGAGGGAGCCTTCATAATGGGCCTGGGTTGTCACTCAACTGAGGAAATAGTCCAAGACAGTACCACTGGAAAAATCTTAACGAGCCGCACTTGGAACTATAAGCCTTATGGATTCAAAGACATACCGCAAGATTTTAAAGTACGCTTCAGCAATAATACACCTAACCCTGTAGGAGTATTAAAGTCGAAAG CGATTGCTGAACCTCCCATGTGTTTCTCCGTTGCGTTTCCGCTCGCTTTGCGACATGCTTTGGCTTCCGCGAGGGGTGACTCATCGTCTACAGCATCTCCTTGGTATTCTATAG ATGGCCCGTCAACCGTGCAACAAACCCTGCTTCAGGCTTTAAGTGACTACAAGCAGTTTACGTTGTAG